A window from Ruminiclostridium josui JCM 17888 encodes these proteins:
- a CDS encoding SDR family NAD(P)-dependent oxidoreductase produces MKGSLKTKKNTYVKKIKEILEELLGYEKGSQDLDGSFLELGINSVLAVELVETLNSKLKIDLGIEVVFDYRNVNELAEHILEQVEGKAPVKSDSKQKTKVKGNKKSDRPKSKPISSLDKSSVHTSVHDFRHLELKVKEVLSKLLENTVSSNDLERSFLELGINSVLAVELVEALNEKLGIDLGIEVVFDYRDAKELAKYISGEFFTKKTLEQLPINIEEISVCDEVDLTALSKEEIELKIKEVMSLLLKNDGELLDLDKSFVELGLTSELIEGVNEKLGIDLGIEKVFDYKGASELAEFIFIHYGNGFSMDLPEGSSDEYESAEYENLIGEADQVDSLFRDIGWEGRNVEIAIIGISGKFAESETIEEFWKHLQAGDDCIKEINRSGWLENEFYDPDSTKKNKSISKWGGLLRNIERFEPLFFNISPLEAERMDPQQRLFLEEAYKAFEDGGYSPKELSGKKVGVFVGGRASDYRDKTLMEEEISTQTFLGSDMAILSARISYFLNLKGPSLSVDTACSSSLVAIHLASESIRRGESDIALAGGVFVLSSPEFYVMTSKTAMLSPDGKCKTFDNDANGIVLGEGVGAVLLKRLDAAIEDGDHIYGVIKGSAINQDGKTKGITAPSMLSQKALLHEAYEKASINPETIGYIEAHGTGTKLGDPIEVKALTEAFSMFTDKKRFCAIGSHKPNFGHSIMSAGIGGVFKILMAMKYGQIPPTINVKEVNRHIDFERSPFFINTELMEWKRKDGIPRRAGVSSFGFSGTNCHVIIEEPPLQKNTETEPAKPFYLFPLSAMTKEALDQKLEDMALWIEREGENFPIQDISYTLFKGRSHFSQRCIFIAKDLSQLKQKIQEVKEKGLADGYFTSEDEKLHAKKDSQEEYGIRLLEDISETGTISRDVFKEKLESLAKIYINGYDLDWEVMFEKGKYHRVPLPTYPFMGENYWVPGAWKHDCYEYTTSPEYLHPLLQVNTSNLLEQRFTSTFTGKEFFLEDHVVRGRKIMPGVACLEMARAAAQMAASPININHVRLKNIVWARPITVADKPVQVNIRLYPEEGEEISYVIFSEHEEENKDDVIYGQGSVVFGIDDEVPSVDLEVLKSGFSRGTLTREQCYKAYSIMGIDYGPGHKGVEEIRLGEDKVLARLSLPDSVSNTHGQFVLHPSIIDSALQASLGLRMKDMDKLPKLALPFALQEIEITDKCAPDMWALISYSEGSKAGDKVEKLDVDLIDDTGKICVRLKGFSTRVLDIDGDMVEEPDKHGTVIMEPYWKELSSVGQNTSIQYMRNIVMLLEPDENSVMSIRDGIGEGHCIVLKSTQEDIGERFKTYATQIFEEIRNTIIEKPEGKILIQVVHLGEGDGRVYSGLSGLLKTARIESSKIVGQLIEIESWNEPAKVIEILKSCSFCPQDIHLKYLKGKMLSAGWREVDRLEEVESIAWKSDGVYLITGGAGKLGLIFAKEIAEKADGVTLILTGRSSLNEDKQEKIEEIKALGARIKYKRVDMTDKREVFDLIKGIKEEFGRLNGIIHGAGFIKDSLIHNKTVREYQDVLAPKVLGLVNTDLASKELELDFMILFSSVAGALGNLGQADYSAANSFMDAFAEYRSSLTASGQRSGKTLSVNWPLWKDGGMHVDKESESILRNRMGMVPMETSAGLRSFYRILSYTSHNLMAVEGNINEIREKLIDTSSDVSAEKIEKVHEEAYHVIDVDLGSLQEKVEAALKLNVSRKLKIKLENIDSNSELSRYGFDSITLLELANQLNEEFKITLAPTIFFEHTTIKKVAKHLIDEYKSQMAARFDVQPKEKAVVNTNETVGEEFSPVQRKIPRFTRFFAPMRKSTEESTYEPIAIVGISGAFPQSEDANQLWQNIIEGRNCITEIPDSRWNWREYYGDPMNQHNKTKIKWGGFIEGVDQFDPLFFEISPREAELMDPQQRLLLTHVWKAIEDAGIAHSKLAEQPTGVFVSAVGLNEYLDIQTLPKDNPMTMTSIVPSMVPNRISYTLNLSGPSEYFETACSSVFVSLHRAVQSLHHGECKYAIVGSVNLLLSPLGFAAFEAMGFLSHDGQTRPFQANANGYVRSEGVGVLVLRPLKDAVEDKDHIYAVIKGTGVAHGGKGMSMTAPSAAGIKAAMLQAYRASNIDPRTVSYIEAHGIGSPLGDGIEINALKSGYQELSTQYQKSKQDEPVCYIGNINPSIGHGEVVSGMAALMKVIFAIRHKMMPGIPNFTKPHENIILKGSPYQILKENRKWEALKDESGRIMPRRASISSYGFGGVNAHIVVEEYISPSIESAHRALEVGPQIIVFSAKNQERVREVINQMLEYVQHREELRLEDIAYTLQVGREVMDSRVAMIVNNREEFIHGMREYLKAVEENRDIEAQVTIYTGNLNEDQSEIRSLLSGKLEEVLLDVLLGESNLEKLALYWVKGGNIPWKSLHKGYEPQRISLPTYPFEKQSYWIHSAKQQQVSINEELPAGSYGAKEKYSGSLSSQIRDRIGGLIGIPPEDLPAKKPLNSLGFSSMQSVTLKFLLEQDFGTEIPISTLSEQNTIEQMEKSLAELVDNTAFDARTNNTSKDDLNSGNTLTKILPDTAGRYEVFPINDIQESFLTGRKLRFGGDWTGCHIYFEIERDNLDIYRLNKAWERLMERHDMLRAVILPNGNQKVLEKTPVYRFKTADLRWKNQIEIKEYIQKVREKMSHKVYESDKWPLYEIRISLCPENKYIIHFSIDELIIDASGIYLLLKEWQMLYENPSLELPSLEISFRDYIIATRKFEKSERYSRDLEYWMKRLENIPDGPKFITGPNKDREFSNNDYYRIRLNGILEKERWSHLKMRAEELKVSPTAVLLSIFSEFIRIWSGQEEFSLVLTLFNRLPLHPQIDQIIGPFISTNIFTVEKRGERSFEEIISYNQELLWNDLDHSSVSGISVLRELKSKGKTSKDTILPVVFTSLVNSFNNNTDQGREDFFKQISYMVTQTPQVYLDHQVLEQDGMLKFSWDAAEGIIGKEKLREMFSAYCQFLDLVSTKTEQWDIAAIAKGITSSSPEQKPLLKALQGNKENYLPEGPKLKISAEDKYNPFPLTDLQQAYIFSRSKLMSGNGGNCQYYQEISAENLDIQRLENAFNKLIKTHEMLTAVLKPEGAQKILEEVPNYKISVTDLRGRNTVKAKRELEMIKRRMLENVFELERWPYFDLCVSIVDNIESRIHFAIDMLIADGNSIQLLMKQLFYLYEHPDEQLKKPVFSYRDYIISLREYRSTEGYQLSKQYWEDKFSKMPSGPQLPVIDGSEHLVSSGHEQYAGVLEKWGVFKEIANKLSVSPSSILLTAYSEVFSAWLKSKPFSIAVPCWERLELHEDIYQLVGDFTAMSWVANDGKKRTFSEKVKLNDRIIKEDLSHKAVSGLKAIRKAAIKKANGGGLAFPVVFSSLTEETYQGGSGFKKLEPITKTPQVYIDTISEVRGEQLHFFWNVAKGIYPEGMIEELFAGYERLLKSLAEKPENWDVMDFNSLIRPQPEKYGHSGQAIGRVM; encoded by the coding sequence ATGAAGGGCAGCCTAAAGACAAAAAAGAATACTTATGTAAAAAAAATAAAAGAAATCCTTGAAGAACTTTTGGGGTATGAAAAGGGCTCTCAAGACTTGGATGGCAGCTTTTTGGAACTTGGTATAAACTCGGTTCTGGCGGTGGAATTAGTTGAAACTTTGAATAGTAAGCTGAAAATTGACTTAGGTATTGAAGTGGTTTTTGACTACCGTAATGTAAATGAGTTAGCTGAACATATTTTAGAGCAGGTTGAAGGTAAAGCGCCAGTAAAGTCTGATAGCAAACAGAAGACAAAAGTTAAAGGTAATAAGAAGTCCGACAGACCAAAAAGTAAACCAATAAGCAGCTTGGATAAAAGCTCCGTACATACTTCTGTTCATGATTTCAGGCATTTAGAATTAAAAGTAAAGGAAGTACTGTCAAAGCTTCTGGAGAATACCGTAAGTTCCAATGACCTGGAGAGAAGTTTTTTGGAATTGGGTATTAATTCAGTTTTGGCGGTAGAGCTTGTGGAAGCTTTAAATGAGAAACTTGGAATTGATTTGGGAATTGAGGTTGTTTTTGATTACAGAGATGCTAAAGAATTAGCAAAATACATTAGCGGAGAGTTTTTTACCAAAAAAACCTTAGAACAGCTTCCAATTAACATTGAGGAAATAAGTGTCTGTGATGAAGTGGATTTAACAGCCCTCAGCAAAGAGGAAATCGAGTTGAAAATTAAAGAGGTAATGTCCCTCTTGTTGAAAAACGATGGGGAATTACTTGATTTGGATAAGAGTTTTGTTGAACTTGGATTGACTTCTGAACTGATTGAAGGAGTCAATGAAAAGCTGGGAATTGATTTAGGGATTGAAAAAGTTTTTGATTACAAGGGAGCAAGTGAACTCGCAGAGTTCATTTTCATACATTACGGGAATGGTTTTAGTATGGATTTGCCTGAAGGAAGTTCAGATGAATATGAGAGTGCTGAATATGAGAATTTGATTGGCGAAGCAGATCAGGTTGATAGTCTCTTTAGAGACATTGGCTGGGAAGGAAGAAATGTGGAAATTGCTATAATAGGCATCTCAGGCAAATTTGCAGAATCCGAAACAATCGAAGAGTTCTGGAAGCATCTGCAAGCTGGCGATGATTGTATTAAAGAAATCAATCGGAGTGGATGGCTAGAAAATGAGTTTTATGACCCTGATTCCACCAAAAAGAATAAATCTATAAGTAAATGGGGTGGATTACTTAGGAATATAGAGAGATTTGAGCCATTATTCTTTAATATATCTCCCCTTGAAGCTGAAAGAATGGATCCACAGCAGCGTCTTTTTTTGGAAGAAGCCTATAAGGCCTTTGAAGACGGAGGGTACTCACCAAAAGAATTGTCAGGGAAGAAAGTAGGAGTTTTTGTAGGAGGCAGGGCTTCAGATTACAGAGATAAGACACTGATGGAAGAAGAAATAAGCACCCAGACATTTTTGGGCAGTGACATGGCAATACTTTCGGCAAGAATATCATATTTTCTAAATTTAAAAGGCCCCAGTCTTTCTGTGGATACTGCATGTTCATCTTCTCTTGTGGCAATTCATTTGGCAAGCGAGAGCATAAGAAGAGGTGAATCTGACATTGCTTTAGCAGGAGGGGTTTTTGTTCTTAGCTCTCCAGAATTTTATGTAATGACATCAAAAACCGCAATGCTTTCACCTGACGGAAAATGCAAAACTTTTGACAATGATGCAAACGGAATTGTCTTGGGTGAAGGAGTTGGGGCTGTTTTATTAAAACGTCTTGATGCGGCCATTGAAGACGGAGATCATATCTACGGAGTAATAAAAGGTTCCGCCATTAACCAGGATGGGAAGACAAAAGGAATTACTGCGCCGAGTATGTTGTCACAGAAAGCTTTATTGCATGAAGCATATGAAAAAGCTTCGATTAATCCTGAGACTATAGGTTACATTGAAGCTCATGGTACAGGAACAAAACTTGGTGATCCCATAGAGGTTAAAGCTTTAACTGAGGCCTTCAGTATGTTTACAGATAAGAAACGGTTTTGTGCAATTGGCTCTCACAAGCCTAACTTCGGACATTCCATAATGTCGGCAGGAATTGGTGGGGTCTTTAAGATTCTCATGGCTATGAAATATGGTCAAATTCCTCCTACCATTAATGTTAAGGAAGTAAACAGGCATATTGATTTTGAAAGAAGTCCATTTTTTATTAATACCGAACTAATGGAATGGAAGCGCAAAGACGGTATACCTAGAAGAGCAGGGGTAAGTTCTTTTGGATTTAGCGGTACCAATTGTCATGTAATTATAGAAGAGCCTCCGCTTCAGAAGAATACGGAAACTGAGCCAGCTAAACCATTTTACCTATTTCCGCTATCTGCAATGACAAAGGAAGCACTGGACCAGAAACTAGAAGATATGGCTCTATGGATTGAGCGTGAGGGAGAAAACTTTCCGATTCAGGATATTTCTTATACCTTGTTTAAGGGAAGAAGTCATTTTTCACAAAGATGTATATTTATTGCAAAAGACCTATCTCAACTAAAACAAAAAATTCAAGAAGTAAAAGAAAAAGGATTGGCAGATGGTTATTTCACAAGTGAAGATGAAAAACTCCATGCTAAAAAGGATTCTCAGGAGGAGTATGGCATAAGGCTTCTTGAAGATATATCAGAGACTGGAACTATAAGTCGGGATGTTTTTAAGGAAAAGCTTGAGAGTTTGGCGAAGATTTATATAAATGGATATGACCTGGACTGGGAGGTTATGTTCGAGAAAGGCAAATACCACAGGGTTCCTTTACCTACATATCCATTTATGGGAGAGAACTATTGGGTTCCGGGTGCTTGGAAGCATGACTGTTACGAATATACTACCTCTCCTGAATACTTACACCCGCTGCTTCAGGTTAATACCTCAAATTTACTGGAGCAGAGGTTTACTTCAACTTTTACTGGAAAAGAGTTTTTTCTTGAGGATCATGTGGTAAGAGGCCGAAAGATTATGCCAGGAGTGGCTTGTCTTGAAATGGCTAGGGCTGCGGCTCAAATGGCTGCATCCCCAATAAATATAAATCATGTCAGATTAAAAAACATTGTTTGGGCTCGTCCTATTACTGTTGCGGATAAGCCTGTACAGGTAAACATAAGGCTTTACCCTGAGGAGGGTGAGGAGATTTCTTATGTAATTTTCAGTGAACATGAAGAAGAGAATAAGGATGATGTAATATACGGACAGGGAAGTGTTGTATTTGGCATAGATGACGAAGTACCGTCTGTTGACTTGGAGGTACTAAAAAGCGGTTTCAGCAGGGGTACTTTAACCCGAGAGCAATGTTATAAAGCTTATAGTATTATGGGTATAGATTACGGACCTGGCCACAAGGGCGTAGAAGAAATACGATTAGGAGAAGATAAAGTACTGGCAAGACTTTCGCTGCCAGATTCAGTTTCCAACACACATGGGCAGTTTGTCCTGCATCCCAGCATAATAGATTCAGCTCTGCAGGCGTCATTAGGCCTAAGAATGAAGGATATGGACAAGCTTCCAAAACTGGCGTTGCCTTTTGCACTACAGGAGATTGAAATCACAGACAAATGTGCTCCTGACATGTGGGCCCTTATCAGTTACAGCGAAGGCAGTAAAGCAGGAGACAAGGTTGAGAAACTGGATGTTGATTTAATAGATGATACAGGGAAAATTTGTGTACGACTTAAAGGTTTTTCCACCAGAGTATTAGACATTGATGGGGATATGGTTGAAGAACCTGATAAACACGGGACAGTAATAATGGAGCCATACTGGAAAGAGTTGTCTTCTGTTGGACAGAACACCTCTATTCAGTATATGCGAAATATTGTCATGTTGCTGGAACCGGATGAAAATTCGGTAATGAGTATCAGGGATGGAATTGGTGAAGGGCACTGTATAGTTCTGAAATCCACCCAAGAGGATATCGGAGAACGCTTTAAAACATATGCGACACAGATTTTTGAAGAAATCAGGAATACTATTATAGAAAAGCCGGAGGGCAAGATATTAATACAAGTTGTGCATTTGGGTGAAGGAGATGGACGCGTTTACAGCGGGCTTTCGGGACTTTTGAAAACTGCACGAATAGAGAGCTCAAAAATAGTTGGTCAGCTGATTGAAATAGAATCCTGGAACGAACCGGCGAAGGTTATTGAAATACTTAAGAGCTGCAGTTTTTGTCCTCAGGATATACATCTAAAGTACTTAAAGGGTAAAATGCTGTCTGCAGGCTGGAGAGAAGTTGACAGACTTGAAGAAGTGGAGTCGATTGCTTGGAAAAGCGATGGTGTTTATTTGATTACTGGTGGAGCAGGTAAACTGGGGCTTATATTTGCAAAGGAAATTGCTGAGAAAGCCGACGGTGTTACTTTGATACTCACAGGACGTTCAAGCCTTAATGAAGACAAACAGGAAAAGATTGAAGAAATAAAAGCACTGGGAGCTCGGATAAAGTATAAGAGAGTTGATATGACCGACAAGAGGGAGGTCTTTGATTTAATAAAGGGCATCAAGGAGGAGTTTGGTAGATTGAATGGAATCATCCATGGTGCCGGATTTATTAAAGACAGTCTCATTCATAATAAAACTGTCAGGGAGTATCAGGATGTACTGGCTCCAAAGGTTTTAGGACTGGTTAATACTGATTTGGCAAGCAAGGAGCTGGAGCTTGATTTCATGATACTCTTTTCTTCTGTTGCAGGTGCCTTGGGAAATTTGGGACAGGCTGACTATTCTGCTGCAAATTCTTTTATGGATGCGTTTGCAGAGTACCGAAGTTCTCTCACAGCTTCCGGACAGAGGAGTGGCAAGACACTGTCCGTAAATTGGCCTCTGTGGAAGGACGGGGGAATGCATGTTGATAAAGAGAGTGAAAGTATTCTGAGAAACAGAATGGGTATGGTGCCTATGGAGACATCGGCAGGTCTCAGAAGCTTTTATCGAATTTTGTCGTATACTAGCCACAATTTGATGGCTGTAGAAGGCAATATTAACGAGATTAGGGAAAAATTAATCGACACTTCCTCTGATGTTTCAGCAGAAAAAATTGAGAAAGTCCATGAGGAAGCTTATCATGTGATAGATGTGGATTTGGGTAGCTTACAGGAGAAAGTAGAGGCTGCATTAAAGCTAAATGTGTCAAGAAAGCTTAAAATAAAATTGGAAAATATTGACAGTAATTCTGAATTAAGCAGATACGGATTTGATTCTATTACCCTGTTAGAACTGGCCAACCAACTAAATGAAGAGTTTAAAATTACACTGGCACCAACGATATTTTTTGAACATACAACCATAAAAAAAGTCGCTAAACATTTGATTGATGAATATAAAAGCCAGATGGCAGCACGATTTGATGTGCAGCCAAAGGAAAAGGCTGTTGTTAATACCAATGAAACTGTTGGAGAAGAATTTTCACCGGTTCAAAGGAAAATACCACGGTTTACACGATTTTTTGCACCCATGAGAAAGTCTACAGAAGAAAGCACATATGAACCCATAGCAATTGTAGGCATAAGCGGGGCGTTTCCACAGTCGGAAGATGCCAATCAATTATGGCAAAACATTATTGAGGGAAGGAATTGTATTACAGAGATTCCTGATAGCCGCTGGAATTGGAGAGAGTATTATGGAGACCCCATGAACCAACATAATAAAACAAAAATCAAATGGGGCGGATTTATTGAAGGAGTAGATCAGTTTGATCCACTGTTTTTTGAGATTTCACCAAGAGAAGCAGAACTAATGGACCCTCAGCAGCGACTTTTGCTAACACATGTCTGGAAAGCAATTGAAGATGCGGGTATTGCTCACAGTAAACTGGCAGAGCAGCCGACAGGAGTTTTTGTCAGTGCTGTAGGGCTGAATGAATATTTAGATATTCAGACTTTACCCAAAGATAATCCTATGACTATGACATCCATAGTTCCGTCAATGGTTCCAAACCGTATTTCATATACACTTAATCTCAGTGGTCCTAGCGAATATTTCGAAACGGCATGTTCCTCGGTATTTGTATCGCTGCACCGTGCAGTTCAGTCCCTGCATCATGGAGAATGTAAATATGCCATAGTTGGTTCAGTCAATTTACTTCTTTCCCCGTTGGGATTTGCCGCGTTTGAAGCAATGGGTTTTCTTAGCCATGATGGACAGACAAGACCTTTCCAGGCAAATGCCAATGGTTATGTAAGAAGCGAAGGAGTAGGGGTACTGGTTCTTAGGCCTTTGAAAGATGCTGTGGAAGATAAGGATCACATATATGCAGTAATTAAAGGCACAGGAGTGGCCCACGGTGGAAAGGGAATGTCTATGACTGCTCCCAGTGCTGCAGGTATAAAGGCTGCAATGCTGCAAGCTTACAGAGCATCGAATATTGACCCACGGACAGTATCTTACATAGAAGCACACGGAATTGGTTCACCTCTGGGAGACGGTATTGAGATTAATGCTTTGAAATCAGGGTATCAGGAACTTTCCACCCAGTATCAAAAAAGTAAACAAGATGAGCCGGTATGCTACATAGGTAATATAAATCCATCTATCGGCCATGGAGAAGTGGTTTCTGGGATGGCTGCTTTAATGAAAGTTATCTTTGCAATACGTCATAAGATGATGCCGGGTATACCCAATTTTACAAAACCTCATGAGAATATAATATTGAAAGGAAGCCCATATCAAATACTGAAAGAAAACAGGAAATGGGAAGCATTAAAGGACGAAAGCGGTAGAATTATGCCACGACGTGCAAGTATCAGCAGTTATGGGTTTGGAGGAGTGAATGCCCATATAGTTGTGGAAGAATATATCTCACCTTCTATAGAAAGTGCTCATAGAGCTTTAGAGGTTGGCCCACAGATAATAGTCTTTTCTGCAAAGAACCAGGAAAGAGTAAGGGAAGTTATAAATCAAATGCTAGAGTATGTGCAACATAGAGAGGAACTCCGGCTTGAGGATATTGCATATACCCTTCAGGTAGGCCGTGAGGTAATGGATTCAAGAGTTGCAATGATAGTAAACAACCGGGAAGAATTTATTCACGGTATGAGGGAATATTTGAAGGCTGTAGAAGAAAACCGGGATATTGAGGCTCAGGTAACTATTTATACAGGAAACTTGAATGAAGATCAATCGGAAATCAGAAGTCTTTTGTCAGGAAAACTTGAAGAGGTCTTACTTGACGTGTTACTAGGTGAAAGTAATTTGGAGAAACTGGCTCTTTATTGGGTTAAAGGAGGGAATATTCCATGGAAATCTCTCCATAAAGGATATGAACCCCAAAGAATTTCTCTGCCAACTTATCCTTTTGAAAAGCAGAGTTACTGGATTCATTCTGCCAAGCAGCAACAAGTATCAATTAATGAAGAATTGCCTGCTGGAAGCTATGGAGCAAAAGAAAAATATTCTGGTAGCTTAAGCAGCCAAATCAGGGATAGAATAGGCGGTCTTATAGGCATACCACCTGAAGACTTGCCTGCTAAAAAGCCTCTCAACAGCCTTGGCTTTAGTTCAATGCAGTCAGTAACACTGAAGTTTTTACTAGAACAGGATTTTGGTACAGAGATTCCTATTTCTACTTTAAGTGAACAGAACACCATTGAGCAAATGGAAAAAAGCCTTGCAGAATTAGTAGACAATACTGCTTTTGATGCTCGCACAAACAATACAAGTAAGGATGACTTAAATTCTGGAAATACCCTTACAAAAATACTCCCTGATACGGCAGGGCGATATGAAGTCTTTCCCATCAACGATATTCAGGAATCCTTCCTTACAGGACGCAAACTACGTTTTGGAGGCGACTGGACAGGATGTCATATCTACTTTGAAATAGAAAGGGATAACCTGGACATTTACCGTTTGAACAAAGCATGGGAACGACTTATGGAGCGTCATGATATGCTGCGTGCTGTTATTTTACCTAATGGAAATCAAAAAGTCTTGGAGAAAACGCCTGTCTACAGGTTTAAAACTGCTGACTTGAGATGGAAAAACCAAATTGAAATTAAGGAATATATCCAAAAAGTAAGAGAAAAAATGTCTCATAAGGTATATGAGAGTGACAAATGGCCTCTTTATGAAATTAGGATTAGTCTATGCCCTGAAAATAAGTATATTATACATTTTAGCATTGATGAGTTAATCATAGACGCTAGTGGAATATACCTTCTTCTTAAGGAATGGCAAATGCTTTATGAGAATCCTAGCCTTGAATTACCATCTCTTGAAATATCTTTTAGAGATTACATAATTGCAACCAGGAAGTTTGAAAAATCAGAGCGTTATAGCAGAGACCTGGAGTACTGGATGAAAAGGCTGGAAAACATACCTGACGGACCAAAGTTCATCACAGGCCCTAATAAGGACAGAGAATTCAGTAATAACGATTATTATCGTATAAGGCTCAATGGAATCTTGGAGAAAGAACGATGGAGTCATCTTAAAATGAGAGCAGAGGAGTTGAAGGTATCTCCTACTGCTGTGCTCCTGAGTATATTTTCTGAGTTCATACGGATTTGGAGCGGACAGGAAGAATTTTCACTTGTTTTGACTTTATTTAACCGACTCCCGCTGCACCCGCAAATAGACCAGATTATTGGCCCATTTATTTCAACAAACATTTTTACTGTTGAAAAAAGAGGGGAACGAAGCTTTGAAGAAATCATTTCATATAATCAGGAGCTTTTGTGGAATGACCTGGATCACAGCAGTGTCAGTGGAATCAGCGTTTTAAGAGAACTAAAATCAAAGGGTAAAACTTCGAAGGACACAATACTGCCTGTAGTATTCACATCATTGGTAAACAGCTTTAATAACAATACTGACCAAGGCAGAGAAGATTTTTTTAAACAAATATCGTATATGGTGACTCAGACCCCGCAAGTTTATTTAGACCATCAGGTGCTGGAGCAGGATGGTATGTTGAAGTTTAGTTGGGATGCGGCTGAAGGTATTATAGGAAAAGAAAAATTGAGGGAGATGTTCTCTGCATACTGCCAGTTCTTAGATTTAGTTTCGACTAAGACAGAACAATGGGATATAGCTGCTATAGCCAAAGGGATTACTAGTAGCTCACCTGAGCAAAAGCCGCTCTTAAAAGCTCTTCAAGGAAATAAGGAAAATTATTTACCGGAGGGCCCCAAGCTAAAAATTTCGGCAGAAGACAAGTATAACCCGTTTCCCTTAACAGACCTACAGCAGGCATATATTTTCAGCAGAAGCAAGCTGATGTCCGGGAACGGCGGTAATTGCCAGTACTATCAAGAGATATCGGCAGAAAATCTAGATATTCAACGCTTGGAAAATGCATTTAATAAATTAATAAAAACCCATGAAATGTTAACTGCCGTATTAAAGCCCGAAGGTGCACAAAAAATTCTGGAAGAAGTTCCGAATTATAAAATCAGTGTCACTGACTTAAGGGGAAGAAACACTGTGAAAGCAAAGCGTGAGCTGGAAATGATAAAACGCCGTATGCTTGAGAATGTGTTTGAACTTGAACGGTGGCCCTATTTTGACCTGTGTGTATCCATTGTAGATAATATAGAATCAAGAATTCATTTTGCCATTGATATGCTAATTGCTGATGGAAACAGCATTCAGCTTTTAATGAAGCAGCTCTTTTATTTGTACGAGCATCCAGATGAGCAGCTTAAAAAACCTGTGTTCTCATATCGAGATTATATTATATCCCTTAGAGAATACAGGAGTACAGAAGGATATCAATTAAGCAAACAATACTGGGAGGACAAATTCTCAAAAATGCCGTCAGGGCCTCAGCTTCCCGTAATTGATGGAAGCGAACATTTGGTTTCTAGTGGGCATGAGCAGTATGCAGGAGTCCTGGAAAAGTGGGGAGTTTTCAAAGAGATAGCAAATAAACTGTCTGTTTCTCCGAGCTCTATTTTACTTACAGCTTACTCTGAGGTTTTTTCAGCATGGCTTAAGTCAAAACCATTTTCTATTGCGGTTCCGTGTTGGGAACGTCTTGAACTTCATGAGGATATATACCAGCTGGTTGGTGATTTTACTGCTATGAGTTGGGTTGCCAATGATGGAAAGAAGAGAACATTCAGTGAAAAAGTGAAATTGAATGACCGGATTATAAAAGAGGATCTGTCCCACAAGGCTGTAAGCGGTTTGAAAGCTATAAGGAAAGCTGCCATAAAAAAGGCAAATGGTGGTGGACTTGCATTCCCTGTAGTTTTCAGCAGTTTGACGGAAGAAACATACCAGGGTGGCAGCGGTTTTAAAAAACTTGAGCCAATTACCAAAACACCTCAAGTTTACATTGATACAATAAGCGAGGTACGTGGAGAACAGCTTCATTTCTTCTGGAATGTGGCAAAGGGTATATATCCGGAAGGTATGATAGAAGAATTGTTTGCCGGGTATGAGAGATTGCTGAAGAGCCTGGCAGAAAAGCCTGAAAACTGGGACGTTATGGATTTCAACAGTTTGATTAGGCCACAGCCGGAGAAATACGGACATTCCGGACAAGCTATAGGAAGGGTGATGTGA